Proteins from one Candidatus Binatia bacterium genomic window:
- the ssb gene encoding single-stranded DNA-binding protein — MTLVGNVVRDPEIRYVANGAAMTKFTIAVNRKSKEADSADYVDVVAWDKLAETSNMYLKKGALVLIEGRLTVRSYESKSGEKHKVAEVVMSLLQTLGRRTSEGANHAEPESEVTSA, encoded by the coding sequence GTGACCCTCGTCGGCAACGTCGTGCGCGATCCGGAGATCCGCTATGTTGCAAACGGCGCTGCCATGACCAAGTTCACGATCGCCGTCAACCGCAAGAGCAAGGAAGCGGATTCCGCTGACTATGTCGACGTCGTTGCCTGGGATAAGCTCGCCGAAACGAGCAACATGTACCTGAAGAAAGGGGCGCTGGTGCTCATCGAAGGCCGCCTAACGGTCCGCTCCTACGAATCGAAGAGCGGCGAAAAGCACAAAGTCGCCGAGGTCGTCATGTCGCTGCTGCAGACGCTGGGCCGGAGGACGAGTGAGGGCGCCAACCACGCAGAGCCCGAGTCTGAGGTGACATCCGCCTAA
- a CDS encoding winged helix-turn-helix domain-containing protein — MTTATCSTQVKGLDAHDRLTTRSLRDDEIRAIADATYRSDNPLRFEGVRQAALLFERAGYTITRDPQASALAVPPQPITLGCLTVDPLHRSVQLDDHDIELKTREFDLLALLVRHPGQVFTRAQLLDLIWPRDFAGDDRTVDVHISRLRHKLGGLRSSELSIITVASVGYKLAAPRSLKGCQGPAAAHWRMV; from the coding sequence ATGACGACAGCAACATGTTCTACCCAGGTCAAGGGGCTCGACGCCCACGACCGGCTCACGACGCGATCGCTGCGCGACGATGAGATCCGGGCTATCGCCGACGCGACCTATCGCAGCGACAACCCGTTGCGTTTCGAGGGCGTACGCCAAGCCGCGCTGCTCTTCGAGCGCGCCGGCTATACGATCACGCGCGACCCGCAGGCCAGCGCCCTGGCTGTGCCGCCGCAGCCGATCACGCTGGGCTGCCTAACGGTCGATCCACTGCACCGCAGCGTTCAGCTGGATGATCACGACATCGAGCTGAAGACCCGCGAGTTCGACCTCTTGGCGCTGCTAGTGCGCCATCCCGGCCAAGTCTTCACTCGCGCACAGCTGCTCGACCTGATTTGGCCGCGTGACTTCGCAGGCGACGATCGCACCGTCGACGTCCATATTTCCCGCCTCCGTCACAAGCTGGGCGGATTACGGTCCTCGGAACTCTCGATTATCACGGTCGCCAGCGTCGGCTACAAACTAGCCGCGCCGCGGTCGCTTAAGGGCTGCCAGGGGCCCGCCGCGGCCCACTGGCGCATGGTTTGA